Genomic segment of Ralstonia pickettii:
TCTACCCGAACTACGTAGCGCCGACGCCGGCCATTGCGGTGGCGCAGTTCCACCCTAGCCGCACCGAAGGCGATCTGGTGCGCGGGGTTCCGATACCGCGGGACACGGCTTTGCTCGCAAAGGCACCACCTGGCGAATCCACCGAGTGTGAATTCCGCACCACCCAACCGCTGACATTGTGGCCAATCGAGATTGCGGAAGCGCGACTCACCGGCATTCCACCGGACATTCAGGGCTTGGAGCGCTACGTGCCGGCTCAGGTGAGCGTCCAAGGCGCACTGCGCCTGCGGTTACGGCTCACACACGATGTCAAGTTCAGCCAGTTGGCCGGTCTGGATCGCCTGCCCATCTACCTGAGTGGCAATGATCAGATTGCCTCGCACTTGTTCGAGCTGCTACACAGCGCAGGCTGCGCGACACTCATTGGCAAGCCTGGCGCTATGGGTGAACGTCCATCCGCCGTCATGGACAACGCCGTCAGCCATGTCGGCATGGCGCCAGATGAGAGCGCGCTTCCATTGGCCTGGAACAAGTTCCACGGACACAACCTCGTGCATGAGTACTTTGCGTGCCCGCAGCGCTTTTACTTCTTTGGGCTCAATGGGCTTGCGCGCGGGCTCTCCAAGAATGATGGCCGCGAAGCGGAGATTGTGGTGCTGCTCTCCAAAGCGCCGAGTGTTCTGGCCAGCCAGGTCGATGCCAGCCAGTTCGCGCTGTTCTGCACACCGGTCATCAACCTCTTCCCGATGCGAACCGATCGGATGGAGGTGAGCCCGGGCCGTACGGAATTTCACCTGGTGGCCGACCGGAGGCGCCCGCTTGATTTCGAGGTGTTCTCGGTACAGAAGCTCTCGGGCCAAGTGAACGAGCACAGTACGCCGATCGACTTCCGGCCGCTGTTTGCCACGCTCAACAGCGATGAGGGCAACCATGGCCGGTACTTCTCTGCGCGACGGGAGCCGCGGCTGTTCTCGGATCAGGCACGCAAGTACGGCACCCGCACGGCCTATACGGGCACGGAGGTGTTTCTCTCGCTGGTGGACCAGAACGAAGCGCCCTACCCGAACGACCTGCGTTATCTGTCGGTCGAGGCAATGGTGACCAATCGGGATTTGCCGAATCTGGTGCCGCGCAATGGATTCAGTGATCTGAGCTCACCCGCTTCGATTCCGGTGGAAGGGGTTGGGTTGATCCGTCCGCCATCGGCACCACATGCACCGTTTGCTGAAGGGGAGATGGCCTGGCGGCTGATACGCCAGTTGGGCTTCAACTACCTGTCGCTGATGGATCTCGACCATCGACAGGGTGGCCAGGGGCTGCGCGACATGCTTCGGCTGTTTGTGTCGGCCAGCGATACCGCCCAGCAGCGGCAGATCGAGAGCCTGATCGGTTCCAAGCTCAAGCCCGTCACACGGCGCATGCCGGGGGCGGGTCCGATTCTGTACGGCCGTGGCGTGCAGTGTCACTTGACGGTGGATGAGGCCGGCTTCTCTGGCGTCAGTCCGTACCTGTTTGGCGTGGTGCTGGAACACTTCTTGGCTCGCCATGTGTCGGTCAACGCTTTCACGGAAACCGAGCTGCACGCGATGGAACGCGGTCTGATTCACCGATGGTCGCCCCGTATGGGTGGCCGCAATGTCATTTAGCTATGTTCCACGGTCGAGATGATCTTGGGCCTCCGCCCGCGCCCACGCGGCACACCCACCGTCACTATGCTGATCTGCAGCCCTGGAAGCTGAGCTTTCTTGGGCTGTTGCGGGGGTTGTCTGCGCGCCATGCCACGCTGCCCCGGGTTGGCCGCGCACCCCGCCCGCAGGCGGAGCCCTTCCGCATCGGGCAAGTGGCTTCACTCACCTTTGCGCCACGCGAGATTGCGAAGCTGGAGCAGCGCGCCGATCGTCTGCGTATCCAATTGTTCGGCTTGGGCATGTTGGGCCCCAATGGCGCGCTACCGATCCACCTGACGGAAATCGTTCGGGAACGCACCGAAGCGCACCATGACAACACCACAGCCGCGTTTCTGGATATCTTCCACCATCGGTCGCTAACGCAGTTCTATCAGGCTTGGGCGGGTTCACAGGCTGCCGCTGGACTCGACCGGCGTGACGAGGAGGTCTTTTCGCGCTACATCGGCTGGCTGGCGGGGGCCGAGGCCGATGAAATTTCCGGCAGCGCGCTGCCGCCACATGCACGGCTGGCTGCTAGTGCCCATCACGTGCGCGAATCGCGTAGCCCAGACGGCATCGTGGCGGCCCTATCGCACTTCTTTGGGGTGCCGGTGCAGTTACAGGAGTTTGTGCTGCATTGGATCGCCGTGGATGCTGCCGAGTGCAGCCACCTGGCCCGCCCAGGCGCGGCCAGCGTGATGGGGCAAGGCGCCTTGCTCGGCGAGGCGGTGCCCGATCGCCAGCACAAGTTCCGGCTCATCATCGGGCCGCTCGATCTGCAGCAGTACCTGAACTTCACCCCGAAGGGGCGTGATCTGCCGGTGCTGGTGGA
This window contains:
- the tssF gene encoding type VI secretion system baseplate subunit TssF, which translates into the protein MDPQLLDYYNRELVYMRELAGEFARQHPKVAKRLGMHGIEVADPYVERLIEAFCLLSARTQIKLDAEFPRFTQRLLEVVYPNYVAPTPAIAVAQFHPSRTEGDLVRGVPIPRDTALLAKAPPGESTECEFRTTQPLTLWPIEIAEARLTGIPPDIQGLERYVPAQVSVQGALRLRLRLTHDVKFSQLAGLDRLPIYLSGNDQIASHLFELLHSAGCATLIGKPGAMGERPSAVMDNAVSHVGMAPDESALPLAWNKFHGHNLVHEYFACPQRFYFFGLNGLARGLSKNDGREAEIVVLLSKAPSVLASQVDASQFALFCTPVINLFPMRTDRMEVSPGRTEFHLVADRRRPLDFEVFSVQKLSGQVNEHSTPIDFRPLFATLNSDEGNHGRYFSARREPRLFSDQARKYGTRTAYTGTEVFLSLVDQNEAPYPNDLRYLSVEAMVTNRDLPNLVPRNGFSDLSSPASIPVEGVGLIRPPSAPHAPFAEGEMAWRLIRQLGFNYLSLMDLDHRQGGQGLRDMLRLFVSASDTAQQRQIESLIGSKLKPVTRRMPGAGPILYGRGVQCHLTVDEAGFSGVSPYLFGVVLEHFLARHVSVNAFTETELHAMERGLIHRWSPRMGGRNVI
- the tssG gene encoding type VI secretion system baseplate subunit TssG; translated protein: MFHGRDDLGPPPAPTRHTHRHYADLQPWKLSFLGLLRGLSARHATLPRVGRAPRPQAEPFRIGQVASLTFAPREIAKLEQRADRLRIQLFGLGMLGPNGALPIHLTEIVRERTEAHHDNTTAAFLDIFHHRSLTQFYQAWAGSQAAAGLDRRDEEVFSRYIGWLAGAEADEISGSALPPHARLAASAHHVRESRSPDGIVAALSHFFGVPVQLQEFVLHWIAVDAAECSHLARPGAASVMGQGALLGEAVPDRQHKFRLIIGPLDLQQYLNFTPKGRDLPVLVEWVRSFVSFEFEWEVELQVQPHSAPPAVLGAEERLGWSTWLGQPDSSRAITGMVFQPEHYVAQ